A single region of the Aeromicrobium chenweiae genome encodes:
- a CDS encoding protein kinase family protein, whose product MSERRPVASGDVLARRYELQDLVTERLGSTTWRAHDQVLNRNVGIEMISSSDDRADHFLAAARESTAVTDPRFLRVLDLIEDDQGHHLVVREWARAFGLHQVLAQSPLPNRRAATVVAEVAEAIAHAHEHGVYHRRLTPRQVLLKQSGAVRVVGLGVATALAPAGRQDTLADLQEYEQLDVQALGKLLYASVTSRWPGADVDGLTAAPTEHGRLLRPRQVRAGVSRDIDTIADRILGTPPRHHQTRLRTAGSIARTLRLSGEDDDLVDDQPSLVGLSSPDLLRLDPVIVPEGPPPGLEPPRRRPKAYEPAPPTTLERGRARARRAAKGDRGLVLLGVVGALVLMSLIGVLVSRSKDDASGPVDSTSPVRVLPVQRVVDFDPLGEDGRENRDQTPLIVDGKASTGWRTSTYFGNPRLGGLKDGVGVVLDLGGPREVTSLRLRLAGDPTDLAIYTATDDTRRAPTTRRGLTQVATLDGAATDASISLPPDTVTRYIVVWLRSLPEIAPGEFRGGIQDVVVRGRS is encoded by the coding sequence ATGAGCGAGAGGCGACCAGTGGCCTCCGGCGACGTCCTCGCTCGGCGCTACGAGCTGCAGGACCTGGTGACCGAGCGACTCGGCTCGACCACGTGGCGGGCCCACGACCAGGTGCTCAACCGCAACGTCGGCATCGAGATGATCTCGAGCAGCGACGACCGCGCCGACCACTTCCTGGCCGCGGCCCGCGAGTCCACGGCCGTCACCGATCCACGGTTCCTGCGCGTGCTCGACCTGATCGAGGACGACCAGGGCCACCACCTCGTGGTGCGCGAGTGGGCGCGCGCCTTCGGCCTGCACCAGGTGCTCGCCCAGTCCCCCCTGCCCAACCGTCGGGCGGCCACGGTGGTCGCCGAGGTGGCCGAGGCCATCGCGCACGCCCACGAGCACGGCGTCTATCACCGCCGCCTCACCCCCCGCCAGGTGCTGCTCAAGCAGTCCGGGGCGGTGCGGGTCGTGGGCCTGGGGGTGGCCACCGCGCTGGCGCCGGCCGGTCGGCAGGACACCCTCGCCGACCTGCAGGAGTACGAGCAGCTGGACGTCCAGGCGCTGGGCAAGCTGTTGTACGCGTCCGTCACGAGCCGCTGGCCCGGCGCCGACGTGGACGGCCTGACCGCGGCGCCGACCGAGCACGGGCGGCTCCTGCGGCCGCGCCAGGTGCGCGCGGGCGTCTCACGTGACATCGACACGATCGCCGATCGCATCCTCGGCACCCCACCGCGCCACCACCAGACCCGGCTGCGCACGGCCGGGTCGATCGCTCGCACGCTGCGGCTCTCGGGCGAGGACGACGACCTGGTGGACGACCAGCCGAGCCTCGTCGGGCTGTCGTCACCGGACCTGCTGCGCCTCGACCCGGTCATCGTCCCGGAGGGTCCCCCGCCGGGGCTGGAACCGCCGCGGCGACGCCCCAAGGCGTACGAGCCGGCGCCGCCGACCACGCTCGAGCGCGGACGGGCCCGGGCCAGACGGGCCGCCAAGGGTGATCGGGGACTGGTGCTGCTGGGCGTCGTGGGCGCCCTGGTGCTGATGTCCCTGATCGGGGTCCTGGTGAGCCGGTCCAAGGACGATGCGTCCGGCCCGGTCGACTCCACGTCCCCCGTGCGGGTGCTGCCCGTGCAACGCGTCGTCGACTTCGACCCGTTGGGCGAGGACGGGCGGGAGAACCGCGACCAGACCCCGTTGATCGTGGACGGCAAGGCGTCGACGGGCTGGCGGACGTCCACGTACTTCGGCAACCCGAGACTCGGTGGCCTGAAGGACGGTGTCGGTGTCGTCCTGGATCTCGGCGGGCCCCGCGAGGTGACGTCGCTGCGCCTCCGGCTGGCCGGGGACCCGACGGACCTCGCGATCTACACCGCGACCGACGACACGCGCCGTGCGCCGACGACACGCCGGGGCCTGACGCAGGTCGCGACGCTCGACGGAGCGGCCACGGACGCGAGCATCTCGCTGCCGCCGGACACCGTCACGCGCTACATCGTGGTGTGGCTCAGGTCGCTCCCGGAGATCGCTCCGGGCGAGTTCCGCGGCGGGATCCAGGACGTCGTCGTGCGCGGCCGCTCCTGA